The proteins below come from a single Candidatus Chlamydia sanziniae genomic window:
- a CDS encoding YbjN domain-containing protein — MTTWTLNQNSLSKFLKNSGMEPFLERESGLIYINIQANDVDLPLFFVIRNEGEILQFICYFPYQLYETHKESTARLLHLLNRDIDIPGFGMDEEQGLIFYRLVLPCLQSKVHEMLLHIYIDTIKLVCDSFSHAIGLISSGNMNLDQLKQQAQQEQRNRQNNT, encoded by the coding sequence ATGACAACATGGACATTAAATCAAAATAGTTTATCAAAATTTCTTAAAAACTCAGGAATGGAGCCTTTTTTAGAGCGTGAGAGTGGCCTTATTTATATTAATATTCAAGCAAATGATGTTGACTTGCCACTATTCTTTGTTATCCGTAATGAAGGAGAAATCCTTCAGTTTATTTGTTATTTTCCTTACCAACTCTATGAAACTCATAAGGAGTCGACAGCACGCCTGTTACATCTTTTGAATAGAGATATTGATATTCCAGGGTTTGGAATGGATGAAGAACAGGGGTTAATTTTTTATCGCCTTGTGCTTCCTTGCTTGCAATCTAAGGTGCACGAAATGCTATTGCACATATATATTGATACAATAAAACTTGTCTGCGATAGTTTCTCACACGCTATAGGCCTGATTTCCTCAGGAAATATGAATCTAGATCAATTGAAACAACAAGCACAGCAGGAACAAAGAAACAGGCAGAATAATACTTAG
- a CDS encoding putative quorum-sensing-regulated virulence factor, which produces MTLLVFYDTETTGTQIDKDRIIEIAAYNGSTGESFVTYVNPDIPIPEEASKIHGITTETVLSAPKFPEAYENFKQFCGSTCILVAHNNDAFDLPLITRECRRHSLEPLTNRTVDSLKWAQKYRPDLPKHSLQYLRQVYGIAENQAHRALDDVIILYKVFRAMIGDLEGEQVFNLLQENCHPKVFKMPFGKYRGKTLTEIPASYFAWLESQGALDKPENKDIKVAIALLKKT; this is translated from the coding sequence ATGACTCTCCTTGTTTTCTATGATACTGAAACAACAGGAACGCAGATAGATAAAGATCGTATTATAGAGATTGCTGCCTACAACGGTTCTACAGGAGAGTCTTTTGTTACTTACGTAAATCCTGACATTCCTATTCCTGAGGAAGCTTCAAAAATTCATGGTATCACTACAGAAACAGTGCTTTCTGCACCTAAATTTCCCGAAGCCTATGAAAATTTCAAGCAGTTTTGTGGAAGCACGTGCATCCTAGTTGCTCACAACAACGATGCCTTTGACTTGCCTTTAATTACTAGAGAATGCCGTCGACATTCTCTAGAACCTTTAACAAATCGTACTGTAGATTCTTTGAAGTGGGCACAAAAATATCGGCCGGATTTACCCAAGCATAGTTTGCAATATCTTCGTCAAGTCTACGGCATTGCTGAAAATCAAGCACATAGAGCTCTAGACGATGTCATTATCCTTTATAAGGTATTCAGAGCTATGATTGGAGATTTAGAAGGCGAACAAGTGTTTAACTTACTACAGGAAAACTGCCATCCTAAAGTTTTTAAAATGCCCTTTGGGAAATATAGAGGGAAGACACTCACCGAAATTCCTGCCTCCTACTTTGCATGGTTAGAAAGCCAGGGAGCTTTAGATAAACCAGAAAATAAAGATATAAAAGTGGCCATAGCTTTACTAAAAAAAACCTAA
- a CDS encoding MqnA/MqnD/SBP family protein, with protein MILTAAFSLCPNDIFLFRSFLEHRDHQPYLDKITMADIQTLNALALQRRVSLIKISTALFPLIADHYNLMDVGNTLGYGCGPLVLSLSSQEPLTTLATPGETTTAHVLAKRYYPLATLVPMPYNHIVEAILSKKVCGGVLIHEERFSYNSSLILRADLGELWERETSSPLPLGCLVIAKNIPVATVEALTLALRTSLLNSLKEPKIAGKKALEYAQSKDLMVIHKFIHTYITEETFCLSTTGKKALKTLWRYCAPFIKHTA; from the coding sequence ATGATACTCACGGCAGCTTTTTCTCTATGTCCGAATGATATCTTCCTTTTTCGGTCTTTTCTTGAACATCGCGATCATCAGCCCTATTTAGACAAAATTACCATGGCTGATATACAAACACTCAATGCCTTAGCCTTACAACGACGCGTTTCCTTAATTAAAATATCGACAGCCTTATTTCCTTTAATCGCTGATCATTATAATCTTATGGATGTTGGCAATACCTTAGGCTATGGTTGTGGACCGCTTGTTCTCTCTTTAAGTTCCCAGGAACCCTTAACCACATTAGCAACACCTGGAGAGACCACGACAGCTCATGTCCTTGCAAAGCGGTACTATCCCCTAGCGACTTTAGTCCCCATGCCTTACAACCATATAGTAGAAGCTATCTTATCAAAAAAGGTTTGCGGCGGTGTCCTAATACATGAAGAACGTTTTAGTTACAATTCATCGCTTATATTACGCGCGGATTTAGGAGAACTTTGGGAACGTGAAACTTCGAGTCCTCTTCCTCTCGGTTGTCTAGTTATTGCCAAAAATATTCCCGTGGCTACTGTGGAAGCCTTAACCTTAGCCTTAAGAACATCCCTTCTTAATTCTCTAAAAGAACCTAAGATTGCAGGAAAAAAAGCTTTGGAATATGCCCAAAGCAAAGATCTTATGGTGATTCATAAGTTCATACACACCTACATTACAGAAGAAACTTTTTGTTTATCTACAACGGGGAAAAAAGCATTAAAAACATTATGGAGATACTGTGCTCCGTTTATCAAACACACTGCCTAA
- a CDS encoding ABC transporter ATP-binding protein: protein MKLLLKAVLRHKKHLIILGSSLLAILGLTLSSQAEIFSLGIIAKTGPDVFLLFGRREKDKLVKVTQLSQKDVLEAWPAISDDPNNLNVSQATTYITKFGKTPTSITSKFSRFITQYIDLTRFRGLAFLLVCVAIFKAITLFAQRFLAQLVSIRVSRDLREDYFKALQNLPMTFFHAHDMGNLSNRVLTDSANIAQAVNSLMINYIQAPLTLILTLAICLSISWRFSLLICVAFPVFIFPIIVIARKLKKLAWRIQKSQDSFSSVLLDFLAGVMTVKVFRTENFAFKKYREHNNKISALEEKSAAYGLLPRPLLHTIASLFFAFVVIVGMYKFTIPAEELIVFCGLLYLIYDPVKKFGDENTLIMKGCAAAERFYEVLRHPDLQNHNYATTHFVGLEKTIEFRNVSFGYSQDKQVIQNLSFTLHKGEALGIVGPTGSGKTTLTKLLPRLYETTHGEILIDSQPITQYSKASLRDHIACVLQTPFLFYDTVWNNLTCGQEITESQVFEALHQAYAHEFVQRLPQGIHSLLEESGKNLSGGQQQRLTIARALLKKAPIVILDEATSSLDAISENYIKEIIGQLKGHCTQIIIAHKLSTLEHVDRVLYLENGQKIAEGTKEELLCNCPAFLKMWELSGTGDRENLNRHHPGCTEKLKIKEGFEIVK from the coding sequence ATGAAACTACTTCTGAAAGCGGTCCTGAGGCATAAAAAACATCTCATTATATTAGGAAGTTCTTTATTGGCAATCTTGGGATTGACGTTATCGTCTCAGGCGGAAATCTTTTCTTTAGGGATCATTGCCAAAACAGGTCCTGACGTTTTTCTACTTTTTGGACGTCGTGAAAAAGATAAGCTTGTTAAAGTGACACAGCTTAGTCAAAAAGATGTTCTGGAAGCTTGGCCTGCCATTAGTGACGATCCGAATAATTTAAATGTTTCCCAAGCTACGACCTATATCACTAAGTTTGGAAAAACCCCGACTTCAATTACGAGTAAGTTCTCACGGTTTATCACCCAATATATTGATCTTACACGTTTTCGAGGTCTAGCATTCCTCCTTGTCTGCGTAGCAATTTTTAAAGCAATTACACTCTTTGCTCAGCGTTTTCTTGCTCAACTAGTTTCGATACGTGTGAGCCGAGATCTACGCGAGGATTACTTTAAAGCATTGCAGAATCTTCCAATGACCTTTTTCCACGCTCATGACATGGGAAATTTAAGTAATCGTGTACTGACAGATTCTGCCAACATTGCCCAAGCTGTGAATTCTTTAATGATTAATTATATTCAAGCTCCCCTAACTCTCATCCTTACGCTTGCTATTTGTTTGTCTATTTCCTGGCGTTTCTCCTTATTGATTTGCGTAGCTTTTCCTGTTTTTATTTTTCCTATTATTGTAATTGCGAGGAAGCTCAAAAAGCTAGCTTGGCGTATCCAGAAAAGCCAAGATTCTTTTTCTTCTGTACTTCTAGATTTCCTCGCAGGAGTTATGACAGTCAAGGTATTTCGAACAGAAAACTTTGCTTTTAAAAAATATCGGGAACATAACAATAAAATTTCAGCATTAGAAGAAAAAAGCGCAGCTTATGGCCTTCTTCCTCGTCCTTTGCTCCATACGATAGCCTCTTTATTTTTTGCTTTTGTAGTGATTGTTGGAATGTATAAATTTACTATTCCTGCAGAGGAATTAATCGTGTTTTGCGGGCTTCTTTATTTGATCTATGATCCTGTCAAAAAGTTTGGAGATGAAAACACTCTAATTATGAAAGGTTGTGCTGCTGCAGAAAGGTTTTATGAAGTCCTAAGGCACCCGGATTTACAAAACCACAACTACGCAACTACCCACTTTGTAGGATTAGAAAAGACTATAGAGTTTCGTAATGTCTCTTTTGGTTATTCCCAAGATAAGCAGGTGATTCAAAATCTAAGTTTTACTCTTCATAAAGGTGAAGCTTTAGGGATTGTAGGTCCTACAGGATCAGGAAAAACAACATTAACGAAGCTCTTACCGCGCTTGTATGAGACTACACATGGTGAAATTCTTATAGATTCTCAGCCGATAACACAATATAGCAAAGCTTCTTTAAGAGATCATATTGCTTGTGTTTTGCAGACACCCTTTCTTTTCTACGACACCGTATGGAATAATCTCACCTGTGGACAGGAAATTACTGAAAGTCAGGTTTTTGAGGCATTGCATCAGGCTTATGCCCATGAGTTTGTTCAAAGGTTGCCTCAAGGGATCCATAGTCTCCTTGAAGAATCAGGAAAAAACCTTTCAGGAGGACAACAACAACGGTTGACAATAGCACGTGCATTGTTAAAGAAGGCGCCTATTGTCATATTGGATGAAGCAACATCTTCTTTAGATGCTATCAGTGAAAATTATATTAAAGAAATTATAGGCCAGCTTAAAGGGCATTGTACACAGATTATTATTGCGCATAAGCTTTCCACACTTGAACACGTCGATAGAGTGCTATATCTTGAGAATGGTCAAAAAATAGCAGAAGGAACTAAGGAAGAACTTTTATGTAACTGCCCAGCCTTTTTAAAAATGTGGGAGCTTTCAGGAACGGGAGATCGTGAAAATCTCAACAGACATCATCCAGGGTGTACAGAGAAACTTAAGATAAAGGAGGGGTTCGAGATAGTAAAGTAG
- a CDS encoding acetyl-CoA carboxylase carboxyltransferase subunit alpha produces MELLPHEKQVVEYEKTIAEFKEKNKNNSLLSSSEIQKLERRLDKLKEKIYSDLTPWERVQICRHPSRPRTVNYVQGMCEDFVELCGDRTFRNDPAVVGGFAKIQERRIMLIGQEKGCDTVSRVHRNFGMVCPEGFRKALRLGKLAEKFGLPVVFLIDTPGAYPGLTAEERGQGWAIAQNLFELSRLAIPIITIVIGEGCSGGALGMAIGDSIAMLEHSYYSVISPEGCASILWKDPKKNSEAAAMLKMHGENLKQFGIIDAVIKEPIGGAHHDPAQVYRNVQEFILREWLRLKDLAIEELLEKRYEKFRTIGLYETTSESGPEA; encoded by the coding sequence ATGGAACTTCTTCCCCATGAAAAACAAGTCGTAGAATACGAAAAAACAATAGCGGAATTCAAAGAAAAAAATAAGAACAATTCTTTATTATCTTCTTCAGAGATTCAGAAATTGGAAAGGCGTTTAGATAAATTAAAAGAGAAGATTTATTCAGATCTTACCCCCTGGGAACGTGTTCAGATTTGTCGTCATCCTTCGCGACCTCGTACAGTAAACTATGTTCAGGGAATGTGTGAGGATTTTGTTGAACTTTGTGGTGATCGGACATTTCGTAATGATCCTGCAGTCGTTGGGGGATTTGCAAAAATCCAAGAGCGACGTATCATGCTTATTGGCCAGGAAAAAGGATGTGATACCGTCTCCCGTGTTCATAGGAATTTTGGTATGGTGTGTCCTGAAGGTTTTAGAAAGGCCTTACGTTTGGGAAAGTTAGCTGAAAAATTTGGGTTGCCTGTTGTTTTTTTAATAGATACCCCAGGAGCTTATCCTGGACTTACTGCCGAAGAACGAGGCCAGGGCTGGGCCATAGCTCAAAATCTTTTCGAACTCAGTAGACTTGCTATTCCTATCATCACCATCGTCATCGGTGAGGGCTGTTCTGGAGGTGCTCTAGGCATGGCTATCGGGGATTCTATTGCTATGTTAGAGCATTCCTACTACTCTGTTATCTCTCCTGAGGGGTGTGCTTCCATTCTTTGGAAAGATCCTAAGAAAAATAGTGAAGCAGCTGCCATGCTAAAAATGCATGGAGAAAACCTAAAGCAATTCGGTATTATAGATGCCGTGATTAAGGAACCTATTGGGGGAGCGCATCATGATCCCGCACAGGTATATCGCAATGTTCAAGAGTTTATTCTTCGGGAGTGGTTACGATTAAAAGATCTAGCTATAGAAGAACTATTAGAAAAGCGGTATGAGAAATTTCGCACTATAGGTCTTTATGAAACTACTTCTGAAAGCGGTCCTGAGGCATAA
- a CDS encoding HU family DNA-binding protein, producing the protein MATMTKKKLISTISQDHKIHPNHVRTVIQNFLDKMTDALVKGDRLEFRDFGVLQVVERKPKVGRNPKNATVPIHIPARRAVKFTPGKRMKRLIETPKHS; encoded by the coding sequence ATGGCTACCATGACTAAGAAGAAACTGATCAGTACGATTTCGCAAGATCACAAAATCCACCCCAATCATGTACGTACTGTGATTCAAAATTTTTTAGACAAGATGACAGATGCTTTGGTCAAAGGCGATAGGCTAGAGTTTAGAGATTTCGGTGTTTTACAAGTAGTGGAAAGAAAGCCTAAAGTAGGGCGTAATCCGAAGAATGCCACTGTTCCCATTCATATTCCTGCAAGACGAGCTGTAAAATTTACCCCTGGGAAAAGAATGAAACGTTTGATAGAAACCCCAAAACATTCCTAG
- a CDS encoding N-acetylmuramoyl-L-alanine amidase family protein — protein MKRTRFLNIKQLLLMISKLFMRYSLLVFKCFLFYITCLGNGSVLAHISHPPQRVRRSEIIFLDAGHGGKDQGTASKEFHYEEKALTLTFAFSVQSYLKRMGYKPVLTRSSDTYTDLAKRVSLANQGKADVFVSIHCNYSSNTTAYGTEVYFYNGKKTTALRNRMSEFLGKDILAAMSKNGMLKSRGMKNANFVVIRDTLMPAVLVETGFLSNPRERAALLDTRYRMHLAKGIAEGIHNFLSGPNFQKGSTTHVRSRKTSVKFS, from the coding sequence ATGAAGCGTACCAGATTTTTAAACATCAAACAGTTGCTTTTGATGATAAGCAAACTGTTTATGAGGTACTCGCTTCTTGTGTTTAAATGTTTTCTTTTTTATATAACGTGTTTAGGAAATGGCAGTGTTCTTGCACATATAAGCCATCCTCCTCAGCGTGTGCGACGTAGTGAGATTATTTTTCTAGATGCTGGACATGGAGGAAAAGATCAAGGCACTGCAAGTAAAGAATTTCATTATGAAGAAAAGGCATTGACACTCACATTTGCGTTTTCTGTTCAAAGTTATCTCAAAAGAATGGGATATAAACCTGTACTTACCCGATCTTCCGATACATACACAGACTTAGCAAAAAGGGTCAGTCTAGCAAATCAAGGTAAGGCAGATGTCTTTGTCAGTATCCATTGTAATTATTCTTCCAATACTACCGCCTATGGGACTGAAGTGTATTTTTATAACGGAAAGAAGACTACAGCTTTGAGGAACCGCATGTCGGAATTTTTGGGCAAAGATATTTTAGCTGCTATGAGTAAAAATGGGATGTTGAAATCTCGAGGTATGAAAAACGCAAATTTTGTTGTGATTCGCGATACACTTATGCCAGCAGTTTTAGTTGAAACCGGATTTTTGTCTAATCCTCGTGAACGAGCAGCTTTGTTAGATACGCGGTACCGGATGCATTTAGCAAAGGGTATAGCAGAGGGAATTCATAATTTTCTTTCTGGACCTAATTTTCAGAAAGGGAGTACTACGCATGTTAGATCTCGAAAAACTTCTGTAAAATTTAGTTAA
- a CDS encoding UDP-N-acetylmuramoyl-L-alanyl-D-glutamate--2,6-diaminopimelate ligase yields MHLKALLQNIDAKIYGKVRSVPIRNLTHDSRCVGVGDIFIARKGRRYDGNDFSADAVNHGAIAIVSSLYNPFLSTVQIVTSHLEKLEAELAAKHYGDPSNKLYLLGVTGTNGKTTIAYLIKLLFDSHNIPAGLVGTIEHILGSESVQDAFTTPMACYLQKYLAEMVKYNKKAAAIEVTSIALALDRVAHTSFDVGILTNITLDHLDFHGSFETYVEAKTKLFACLPATGIAVLNTDCPYVSRFQRATTARVVTYGIETSADYRARDIQLSTTGTRYIVMYRGQEFLCQSAFIGRYNVYNVLAVLAAAHESLPCDLPGLIAILEKAKPPRGRLEPILTGPCPIYIDYAHTPDALDNVLNGLRDILPQGGRLIVVFGCGGDRDRSKRKVMAQVVERYGFAVVTSDNPRGEDPEAIVKEICQGFSTRNYFIEIDRKQAITYALAIASDKDIVLVAGKGHEAYQIFKHQTVAFDDKQTVYEVLASCV; encoded by the coding sequence ATGCATTTAAAAGCACTTCTTCAAAATATAGACGCTAAAATTTATGGGAAAGTGCGTTCTGTTCCTATACGAAATTTAACTCATGATTCTCGTTGTGTTGGTGTGGGCGATATTTTTATTGCCCGAAAGGGAAGACGTTATGATGGGAATGATTTTTCTGCCGATGCTGTAAATCATGGAGCGATTGCTATCGTATCATCTTTATACAACCCTTTTCTTTCTACTGTGCAGATTGTAACTTCGCATTTGGAAAAATTAGAGGCTGAATTAGCAGCAAAGCATTATGGTGATCCTTCGAATAAACTTTACCTTCTGGGCGTCACGGGAACGAATGGAAAAACTACCATTGCTTATTTGATAAAACTGCTTTTTGATAGCCACAATATACCGGCAGGATTGGTGGGAACAATAGAACATATTTTGGGTTCAGAGAGTGTTCAAGATGCTTTTACTACTCCCATGGCATGTTATTTGCAAAAATATTTAGCCGAAATGGTGAAGTACAATAAAAAGGCAGCAGCTATAGAAGTTACCTCCATAGCTTTAGCTTTAGATAGAGTTGCGCATACGTCTTTTGATGTGGGCATCTTGACGAATATCACTTTAGACCATCTCGATTTTCACGGTTCTTTTGAAACATATGTTGAAGCTAAAACAAAACTATTTGCTTGTCTTCCTGCCACAGGTATTGCTGTGTTGAATACTGATTGTCCTTATGTTTCTCGTTTTCAGCGAGCTACAACAGCACGTGTTGTAACTTATGGTATAGAAACTTCTGCAGATTATCGAGCTCGGGACATTCAGCTTTCTACCACAGGAACACGGTATATCGTAATGTATCGAGGACAAGAATTTCTTTGCCAATCGGCTTTTATTGGCAGGTATAACGTATATAATGTGCTTGCCGTTTTAGCTGCTGCGCATGAAAGTTTGCCATGTGACTTACCTGGATTAATTGCGATACTTGAAAAAGCTAAACCCCCTCGCGGTCGTCTCGAGCCTATTTTAACGGGGCCTTGCCCTATTTACATTGATTATGCGCATACTCCAGATGCTTTAGATAATGTTTTAAATGGATTGCGAGACATATTACCTCAAGGAGGTAGATTAATTGTTGTCTTCGGTTGTGGGGGAGATCGCGATCGTAGTAAGCGCAAGGTTATGGCACAAGTTGTAGAGCGTTATGGATTTGCTGTAGTGACATCGGATAATCCTAGAGGAGAAGATCCAGAGGCTATTGTGAAGGAGATTTGTCAGGGGTTTTCTACCCGGAATTATTTTATCGAAATCGACAGAAAACAAGCAATTACATATGCTTTAGCTATTGCCTCGGATAAAGACATAGTATTAGTGGCAGGGAAAGGGCATGAAGCGTACCAGATTTTTAAACATCAAACAGTTGCTTTTGATGATAAGCAAACTGTTTATGAGGTACTCGCTTCTTGTGTTTAA
- a CDS encoding peptidoglycan D,D-transpeptidase FtsI family protein produces the protein MSHRKRLTLMICGALICYALLILRYYKIQICEGDRWVAEAQGQHEFRVKDPFRRGTFFANTTLREGEQEFFQPFAVDITKFHLCVDPTTIPESHKESVIQEILHLVGEGSYKHLYKELNKKSHYRKLYPLLDRAIRDRIALWWKDYAIKHNLPRNALFFIVDYQRSYPFGQLLGQVLHTLREVKDEKTGKAFPTGGLEAYFNHLLEGEVGERKFLRSPLNRLDLDRVIKVPKDGSDVYLTINPTIQTIAEEELKKGVIEAQAQGGKLILMNSRTGEILALAQYPFFDLTDYKSFFNNKQCIEHTKVSLVTDAFEPGSIMKPITIAIALQGNEEAHSELQKQLFDPQEPIDVSRTKFPGRKGAPLRDISVNRQLNMYMAIQKSSNVYVAQLADRIVQTRGSTWYQEKLLALGFGKKTGIELPGEACGLVPSPLRFHINGSPEWSLATPYSLAMGYNILTTGMQIVQVYATLANGGYRVRPTLVKKIVTSSGEEYRLPKLEKERIFSDTIAQEIVKAMRFTTCLGGSGFRAALKHHSTAGKTGTTEKIIHGRYDKHRHIASFIGITPVQSAEDAFPSLVMLVSIDDPSYGLRPDGTKNYMGGRCAAPIFARVAKRVLAYLGVPSDAEANNFHQEATALKTLYEEWNRSSKAS, from the coding sequence ATGAGTCACCGTAAACGTTTAACTTTGATGATTTGTGGAGCATTGATCTGTTATGCTCTTCTCATTTTGCGTTATTATAAAATTCAAATTTGTGAAGGAGATCGTTGGGTTGCAGAAGCCCAAGGACAACATGAATTTCGTGTCAAAGATCCTTTTCGTCGTGGGACATTTTTTGCGAACACAACCTTGCGTGAAGGAGAACAAGAATTTTTCCAGCCATTCGCTGTTGATATTACAAAATTCCATTTATGTGTGGATCCTACCACAATTCCTGAGAGTCATAAGGAGAGTGTGATTCAAGAGATTCTTCATCTTGTAGGTGAGGGTAGCTACAAACACCTGTATAAAGAACTAAATAAGAAATCTCATTACCGCAAACTTTATCCTTTACTTGATCGTGCTATTCGTGACCGGATTGCTTTATGGTGGAAAGATTACGCAATAAAACATAATTTACCAAGAAACGCTCTCTTTTTCATTGTTGATTATCAACGTTCTTATCCTTTTGGTCAGTTGTTAGGCCAGGTCCTTCACACTTTAAGAGAAGTTAAAGATGAAAAAACAGGTAAGGCTTTCCCTACAGGCGGGTTAGAGGCGTATTTCAATCACCTTCTTGAAGGCGAAGTCGGAGAGAGAAAGTTCCTCCGTTCCCCATTAAATAGATTAGATCTTGATAGAGTTATAAAAGTTCCAAAAGATGGCTCTGATGTCTATTTAACGATCAATCCAACCATCCAAACTATAGCAGAAGAAGAACTAAAAAAGGGAGTAATTGAAGCTCAGGCTCAAGGGGGAAAACTTATTCTCATGAATTCTCGTACAGGGGAAATTCTCGCTTTAGCACAATATCCCTTCTTCGATTTAACAGATTATAAGAGTTTTTTCAATAATAAGCAATGCATAGAACACACGAAAGTTTCTCTTGTTACAGATGCCTTTGAACCCGGCTCCATTATGAAGCCAATCACGATAGCCATTGCTCTTCAAGGAAATGAGGAGGCTCACAGTGAATTACAAAAACAGCTTTTTGATCCACAAGAGCCTATAGATGTCTCGCGGACAAAGTTCCCGGGGCGTAAAGGAGCTCCTCTTAGAGACATCTCTGTAAATCGTCAATTAAATATGTACATGGCGATTCAGAAATCTTCGAACGTCTATGTAGCGCAACTTGCCGATCGCATAGTACAAACACGGGGAAGTACGTGGTACCAAGAGAAGCTTCTTGCCTTAGGTTTTGGTAAGAAAACGGGAATAGAGCTTCCTGGTGAAGCTTGTGGGCTTGTCCCTTCCCCTCTCCGTTTTCATATTAATGGGTCTCCAGAGTGGTCTCTGGCCACGCCATATTCTCTTGCTATGGGATACAATATCCTTACTACAGGAATGCAAATAGTTCAAGTGTATGCAACTCTTGCTAATGGTGGTTATCGTGTTCGGCCCACCTTAGTAAAAAAAATAGTCACTTCTTCTGGAGAGGAGTATAGACTTCCTAAATTAGAAAAGGAGAGAATATTTTCAGACACCATTGCTCAAGAAATTGTAAAAGCAATGCGTTTTACCACATGTCTTGGAGGATCAGGATTTCGAGCAGCATTGAAACATCATTCTACGGCAGGAAAGACAGGAACTACAGAAAAAATAATTCATGGTAGATACGATAAGCACCGTCACATTGCGTCATTTATTGGAATCACTCCTGTACAAAGCGCGGAAGATGCCTTCCCCTCTCTTGTTATGCTTGTCTCCATAGATGATCCCAGCTACGGTCTACGTCCTGATGGAACGAAAAATTATATGGGAGGAAGATGCGCTGCTCCTATTTTTGCTAGAGTTGCTAAACGTGTGCTTGCTTATTTAGGGGTCCCCTCAGATGCAGAAGCAAATAACTTTCATCAAGAAGCCACTGCTTTAAAAACTCTTTATGAAGAATGGAATCGCTCGTCTAAAGCTTCCTAA
- the rsmH gene encoding 16S rRNA (cytosine(1402)-N(4))-methyltransferase RsmH gives MSDVFTHIPVLVKECLALFVERPLSTFCDVTVGAGGHAQAFLEAYPSLISYDASDRDPHALSLARQRLEKFQERMRFIHASFEDLAQLPKENIYNGVLADLGVSSMQLNDLSRGFSFQGGEDSLDMRMDPTQGRSACEVLNTLKEKELGNIFRKYGEEPLWKSAARAIVHFRKQTRILTVQDLKVATSRVFPSYRVRKKIHPLTLIFQALRIYVNQEDLQLKRLLESAISWLAPQGRFVVISFCSLEDRSVKWFFRQAEALGLGKVVTRKVITPSDQEIRINPRSRSAKMRCFEKAS, from the coding sequence ATGTCCGATGTCTTTACTCACATTCCGGTCTTAGTCAAAGAATGTTTAGCTTTATTTGTTGAACGGCCTTTATCTACTTTTTGTGATGTCACAGTTGGGGCAGGAGGACATGCTCAAGCATTCCTTGAAGCCTATCCTTCGCTAATTTCTTACGATGCTTCAGATCGCGATCCTCACGCTTTGTCTTTAGCGCGCCAGCGTTTGGAGAAATTTCAAGAGCGTATGCGTTTTATACACGCCTCTTTCGAAGATTTAGCACAGCTACCCAAAGAAAACATTTACAATGGCGTCCTTGCTGATCTTGGGGTATCTTCTATGCAGCTCAATGATTTGTCACGAGGATTTAGTTTTCAAGGAGGGGAAGACTCCCTAGATATGCGGATGGATCCTACCCAAGGGAGATCAGCGTGTGAAGTTTTGAATACCCTTAAGGAAAAAGAATTAGGAAATATATTTCGTAAGTATGGCGAAGAACCTTTGTGGAAATCAGCGGCAAGAGCTATAGTGCATTTTCGAAAGCAAACGCGGATTCTTACTGTCCAGGATTTGAAAGTGGCAACTTCTCGCGTTTTTCCTTCTTATCGCGTGCGTAAGAAAATTCATCCCTTAACGCTAATTTTTCAAGCATTGCGTATCTATGTGAATCAAGAAGATCTACAATTGAAAAGATTATTAGAATCTGCTATATCCTGGTTAGCTCCTCAGGGACGGTTTGTTGTTATTTCTTTTTGTAGCTTAGAAGATCGCTCTGTGAAATGGTTTTTTAGACAGGCAGAGGCTTTAGGTTTAGGAAAAGTAGTAACTAGAAAAGTTATTACACCTTCAGATCAGGAAATCCGCATCAATCCTCGTTCACGGTCAGCAAAAATGCGTTGTTTTGAAAAAGCTTCCTGA